A single window of Leeuwenhoekiella sp. MAR_2009_132 DNA harbors:
- a CDS encoding DNA topoisomerase IV subunit B: protein MAEETKYTEDNIRSLDWKEHIRMRPGMYIGKLGDGSSADDGIYILLKEVLDNSIDEFVMGSGKTIEVSIQNNRVIIRDYGRGIPLGKVVDVVSKMNTGGKYDSRAFKKSVGLNGVGTKAVNALSEYFRVESSRDGKSAAAEFSQGNLVNEEFLEETSRRRGTKMTFVPDETIFKNYKYRNEYVSRMLKNYVYLNPGLTIVFNGEKFYSENGLKDLLGDRIAESDTLYPIIHLKGDDIEVAITHSRTQYSEEYHSFVNGQNTTQGGTHLAAFREAVVKTIREFYNKNYDASDIRKSIVSAVSIKVMEPVFESQTKTKLGSTDMGGELPTVRTYINDFLKTKLDNYLHKHPEAADKIQRKILQAERERTELSGIRKLAKDRAKKASLHNKKLRDCRVHLTDSKKERNLESTLFITEGDSASGSITKSRDVNTQAVFSLRGKPLNSYNMSKKIVYENEEFNLLQAALNIEESMEDLRYNNIVIATDADVDGMHIRLLLITFFLQFFPELIKEGHLYILETPLFRVRNKKKTFYCYSEQERRDAIEELTGKPEITRFKGLGEISPDEFKHFIGENIRLAPVMLDEAVSIEQLLEFYMGKNTPDRQKFIINNLKVELDPVLEN, encoded by the coding sequence ATGGCAGAAGAAACTAAATATACCGAAGATAATATTAGATCCCTCGACTGGAAAGAGCATATACGTATGCGTCCCGGTATGTACATAGGTAAACTGGGAGACGGTTCTAGTGCAGATGACGGGATATACATTCTTCTAAAAGAGGTTTTAGACAACTCTATTGATGAGTTTGTTATGGGATCTGGTAAAACTATTGAAGTAAGTATTCAAAATAACCGGGTAATTATACGCGATTACGGTAGAGGTATTCCGTTAGGTAAGGTCGTAGATGTAGTGTCTAAAATGAATACCGGTGGTAAATACGACTCAAGAGCTTTTAAAAAATCGGTGGGTTTAAATGGTGTAGGTACTAAAGCCGTAAATGCACTATCAGAATATTTTAGAGTAGAATCTTCACGTGATGGTAAATCTGCTGCCGCAGAGTTTTCTCAGGGAAATTTAGTTAACGAGGAGTTTCTAGAAGAAACATCGCGCAGAAGAGGTACTAAAATGACATTTGTACCTGATGAAACAATCTTTAAAAATTATAAATACCGAAACGAATACGTTTCGCGTATGCTTAAAAATTATGTATATCTAAATCCGGGGTTAACCATTGTTTTTAACGGTGAAAAATTTTATTCAGAAAACGGTCTTAAAGATTTATTAGGCGATCGCATTGCAGAAAGCGACACCTTATATCCTATAATTCACCTTAAAGGTGATGATATTGAAGTTGCAATAACGCACAGCCGTACGCAGTATTCAGAGGAATATCACTCTTTTGTAAACGGTCAAAATACAACTCAGGGTGGTACGCATTTGGCCGCTTTTAGAGAGGCTGTAGTTAAAACCATACGAGAGTTTTACAATAAAAATTATGACGCTTCAGATATTAGAAAATCTATTGTTTCTGCGGTAAGTATTAAGGTGATGGAGCCGGTTTTTGAATCACAAACAAAAACCAAATTAGGTTCTACAGATATGGGTGGCGAATTACCCACAGTACGTACCTACATCAATGATTTCTTAAAAACAAAACTTGATAATTATCTGCACAAACATCCTGAAGCAGCAGATAAAATTCAACGAAAAATATTACAGGCAGAGCGCGAGCGTACTGAGCTTTCAGGAATTAGAAAACTCGCAAAAGATCGGGCTAAAAAGGCAAGCTTACACAATAAAAAACTAAGGGATTGCAGAGTACATTTAACAGATAGCAAAAAAGAACGCAATCTTGAAAGTACGTTGTTTATTACAGAGGGTGATTCTGCATCTGGTTCTATTACAAAGTCACGTGATGTAAATACGCAGGCCGTTTTTAGTTTACGCGGGAAGCCTTTAAATTCTTATAACATGAGTAAAAAAATTGTGTATGAGAATGAAGAATTTAACCTGCTTCAGGCAGCATTAAATATTGAAGAGTCTATGGAAGACCTTCGGTATAATAATATTGTAATTGCTACAGATGCAGATGTTGACGGTATGCACATACGATTGTTACTTATAACGTTCTTTCTTCAGTTTTTTCCCGAGTTGATTAAAGAAGGGCATTTGTATATTTTAGAGACACCCTTATTTAGAGTGCGTAATAAAAAGAAAACATTCTATTGTTACAGTGAGCAGGAGCGTAGAGATGCAATAGAAGAATTAACGGGCAAACCTGAAATCACCCGATTTAAAGGTCTTGGAGAGATTTCTCCAGATGAGTTTAAACATTTTATAGGTGAGAATATACGATTAGCACCGGTTATGCTTGACGAAGCGGTATCTATAGAACAGTTACTTGAGTTTTATATGGGTAAAAATACCCCAGACCGTCAAAAATTTATAATCAATAACTTAAAAGTAGAATTAGATCCGGTTTTAGAGAATTAA
- a CDS encoding DNA gyrase/topoisomerase IV subunit A, whose translation MSENYEDPNLEEQPEEVNAGETITRVTGMFKDWFLDYASYVILERAVPAIEDGFKPVQRRIMHSMKDLDDGRYNKVANIVGHTMQYHPHGDASIADAMVQMGQKDLLIDTQGNWGNTLTGDRAAASRYIEARLSKFALEVLFSPKITDWQASYDGRRKEPINLPVKFPLLLAQGAEGIAVGLSTKVLPHNFIELIDGSIKHLQGKKFTLLPDFPSAGEADFSDYRDGKRGGRIRVRAKINQLDKNTLVITEIPFSTTTTSLIDSILKANDKGKIKVKKIEDNTSSEVEILVHLPPGLSPDKTIGALFAFTNCEVAISPLGCVIEDNKPLFVGVTQMLRISTERTKDLLRQELEIQLQELENQWHYASLERIFIENRIYRDIEEQETWEGVLQAIDEGLKPHIAHLKRPVIEEDLVRLTEIRIKRISKFDIDKAQQKIEALEGEIAQVKFHLANLNDFAIDYFKRLKKEYGAGKERKTVIRLFDDIEASKVIIRNTKLYVNRKEGFIGTSLKKDEYVTDCSDIDDIIVFTKDGNMMVTKVDSKTFVGKDIIHVAVYKKKDKRTIYNMIYKDGPGGATYVKRFNVTSTTRDKIYPMTKGKKGSQVLYFSANPNGEAELVTVYLRSIGNVKKLKFDLDFSDVLIKGRNANGNIVTKHSVRIIDLKEKGISTLRPRKIWFDDSVNRLNVDDRGELLGEFKGEDRLLIITQDGVAKTIVPELTTRFDDKIIVLEKWIPEKPISAVYWDGNRERYYLKRFLIDNPEKEEKFVSEHPNTQLEIVSTDYRPVLEMGFYKDRNKEQKPNETVNVEEFISVKGITALGNQLYPEKLKQLNLLESLPYELPEPEIANPDDSEIDSSENFNDDEEHDGDFSQGSLF comes from the coding sequence ATGAGCGAAAACTACGAAGATCCTAATTTAGAAGAGCAACCCGAAGAAGTAAATGCAGGAGAGACCATCACTCGGGTAACCGGGATGTTTAAAGACTGGTTTCTTGACTATGCATCTTACGTTATTTTAGAGCGTGCTGTACCCGCAATTGAAGACGGTTTTAAACCGGTACAGCGCCGTATTATGCATTCTATGAAAGATCTGGACGATGGGCGCTATAATAAAGTAGCAAACATTGTAGGTCATACTATGCAATATCACCCACACGGTGATGCAAGTATTGCAGATGCTATGGTGCAAATGGGCCAAAAGGATTTACTCATAGATACGCAGGGTAACTGGGGTAATACGCTTACGGGAGACAGAGCTGCAGCTTCTCGTTATATTGAAGCACGCCTTTCTAAATTTGCTTTAGAAGTATTATTTAGTCCTAAAATCACAGATTGGCAGGCATCGTATGATGGCAGACGTAAAGAGCCTATAAATCTTCCTGTAAAATTTCCATTGCTACTTGCTCAAGGAGCCGAAGGTATTGCGGTAGGATTAAGCACAAAAGTTTTACCTCATAATTTTATTGAACTCATAGACGGTTCTATAAAACATTTACAAGGAAAGAAATTTACACTATTACCAGATTTTCCTTCTGCTGGAGAAGCAGATTTTAGCGATTACCGAGATGGTAAGCGTGGCGGAAGAATACGTGTTCGCGCTAAAATTAATCAGCTTGATAAAAATACGTTAGTAATTACTGAAATCCCTTTTAGCACTACAACTACTTCATTGATTGATAGTATTTTAAAGGCAAATGATAAAGGAAAGATTAAAGTAAAGAAAATTGAAGATAACACCTCGTCTGAGGTAGAAATCTTAGTGCACTTACCACCCGGTTTATCACCAGATAAAACTATAGGTGCCTTGTTTGCATTTACAAATTGTGAAGTAGCGATATCTCCCTTAGGCTGTGTTATTGAAGACAATAAACCGCTTTTTGTAGGAGTTACACAAATGCTTCGTATTTCTACTGAACGTACTAAAGATTTATTACGCCAGGAGTTAGAAATACAACTTCAGGAATTAGAAAATCAATGGCACTACGCTTCTCTGGAGCGTATTTTTATTGAAAACAGAATCTACCGCGATATTGAAGAGCAAGAGACCTGGGAAGGTGTTCTTCAAGCAATTGATGAAGGTTTAAAGCCTCACATTGCACACCTTAAAAGACCGGTGATAGAAGAAGATCTTGTAAGACTTACCGAAATACGCATTAAACGTATTTCTAAATTTGATATAGATAAAGCCCAACAAAAAATTGAAGCTCTAGAGGGTGAAATTGCTCAGGTAAAATTTCATTTAGCAAATCTTAATGATTTTGCTATAGATTATTTTAAGCGTCTTAAAAAGGAATACGGGGCAGGTAAAGAGCGTAAAACTGTTATCAGACTCTTTGATGACATAGAAGCCTCAAAAGTTATTATACGTAATACTAAGCTTTATGTAAATCGAAAAGAAGGATTTATAGGTACTTCGCTCAAGAAAGATGAATACGTTACAGATTGTTCTGATATCGACGATATTATTGTATTTACCAAAGATGGGAATATGATGGTTACAAAAGTAGATTCTAAGACATTTGTAGGTAAAGATATCATTCACGTAGCGGTGTATAAGAAAAAAGACAAGCGCACGATTTACAATATGATTTACAAAGATGGGCCGGGAGGTGCCACCTATGTAAAGCGTTTCAATGTGACAAGCACAACTCGCGATAAAATATACCCAATGACTAAGGGTAAAAAAGGATCTCAAGTATTGTATTTTTCTGCTAATCCTAATGGAGAGGCAGAGCTAGTTACCGTGTATTTACGATCTATAGGCAATGTTAAAAAACTCAAATTTGATCTTGATTTTTCTGATGTTCTTATAAAGGGTAGAAATGCTAACGGAAATATTGTTACTAAGCATTCGGTGCGAATTATAGATCTAAAGGAAAAAGGGATTTCAACTCTGAGACCGCGTAAAATATGGTTTGATGATAGTGTTAATCGTCTTAACGTAGATGATCGTGGTGAATTGTTAGGGGAGTTTAAAGGCGAAGATCGCCTGTTAATTATAACTCAGGATGGTGTTGCCAAAACAATTGTTCCGGAACTAACGACACGTTTTGATGATAAAATTATCGTATTAGAAAAATGGATTCCCGAAAAGCCTATTTCAGCAGTTTACTGGGATGGTAACCGCGAGCGTTATTATTTAAAACGTTTTCTCATAGATAATCCTGAAAAAGAGGAAAAGTTTGTTTCTGAACACCCCAATACACAGCTAGAAATCGTCTCAACAGATTATAGACCGGTGTTAGAAATGGGATTTTATAAAGACCGTAATAAAGAACAAAAACCGAATGAGACGGTTAATGTAGAAGAATTTATTTCGGTGAAGGGAATTACTGCGTTGGGTAATCAATTATACCCAGAAAAACTAAAACAATTAAATTTACTAGAGTCATTGCCTTATGAATTACCAGAGCCAGAAATAGCAAATCCTGATGATTCTGAAATCGATTCATCAGAAAATTTTAATGATGATGAGGAACATGATGGCGATTTTTCACAAGGCAGTTTATTTTAA
- the mscL gene encoding large conductance mechanosensitive channel protein MscL, which yields MGLLQEFKNFAVKGNMVDIAIGVIIGAAFQNVIDVIVKKVMLPPLSLLTDGVNFSDKKIVLRETIIGTDGKSIEEVAIGYGDLITVMIDFLIISIVVFIVVKVMNTLRSKSEDHTDKTVETPKNIQLLTRLGDLIEEQNKILSESKNKLN from the coding sequence ATGGGTTTATTACAGGAATTTAAAAATTTTGCGGTAAAAGGCAATATGGTTGATATTGCTATAGGTGTTATTATAGGTGCAGCCTTTCAAAATGTAATAGATGTAATTGTAAAAAAAGTAATGTTACCACCACTTTCTTTATTGACTGATGGCGTAAACTTTTCAGATAAAAAAATAGTACTTAGGGAAACAATTATAGGAACTGATGGAAAATCTATTGAAGAAGTTGCTATAGGTTATGGCGATTTAATAACGGTAATGATAGATTTTTTGATAATCTCTATTGTAGTTTTTATAGTTGTGAAAGTTATGAATACGTTAAGGTCTAAAAGTGAAGATCATACAGATAAGACTGTAGAAACACCGAAAAATATTCAGCTTCTTACACGTTTAGGTGACTTAATAGAGGAGCAAAACAAAATCTTATCAGAAAGTAAGAATAAATTAAATTAG
- a CDS encoding response regulator — MSKIYFLLNFLQMPENLTTLNVLAVDDNKLNLLVLSQLLKLLGLSSDLAYGGAQAIEMANHKKYDLIFMDIHMPDVDGFMATEEIRKNNKDTVIFALSADTTKPTIKKGFLVGMNDYLTKPIGREGLLSILVAYFGDRITVSKN; from the coding sequence ATGAGCAAGATATATTTCTTGCTTAACTTTCTACAAATGCCAGAAAACTTGACAACGCTAAACGTATTAGCAGTTGATGATAATAAATTAAATCTACTAGTACTCTCTCAACTTTTAAAATTATTGGGGTTATCTTCAGACTTAGCTTATGGCGGTGCACAAGCTATCGAGATGGCAAACCATAAAAAATACGATCTCATTTTTATGGATATTCATATGCCTGATGTTGACGGTTTTATGGCTACCGAAGAAATACGTAAAAATAATAAGGACACGGTTATATTTGCCTTATCAGCAGATACTACAAAACCTACTATAAAAAAAGGATTCTTGGTAGGTATGAATGATTATTTAACTAAACCTATAGGAAGAGAAGGCCTGCTTTCAATCCTTGTCGCTTACTTTGGCGATCGTATTACCGTTTCTAAAAACTAA
- a CDS encoding tetratricopeptide repeat protein translates to MGLCFFKEVKALLVFFFYLGSIFSSNAQMTPNESLSYILKKQYNAHDSVQKYSGSFKRDTLLIKKLILDSRSKSYRLGESFGENMLGIYLRDISNYKEALEHHNKSLQIANNINNIEMQVSALNMTGVVYRRIDAVRSALDKHNAALQLAESQRVQTLSLTKGISISLNSIGNIYLLLRDYTAAEKYFKRAINYERTLKSDLGLAINYANLGITYEERGKFDEAIWNYKKSLEYNNIIDSDLGRVICNNSLGQVYLKQNKSKIALDLIEPTLKTAEAIGDKFYISFAYVNMGWAHSELGNYALGEKYLLMAINMAKENDLKQFLSMAYLHLSDLKDATGNYKKALEYQRLSQKVQEEYLNEANHKYVSDLIMKYDSEQKKNTIKLLEQQNNFAAVELEQSRKSFILVLAVFFLILVLLFILYRQYRLKSQKRTLSAEQKLMRSQMNPHFIFNALLSIRIYLQNHNVTEAMEYLNQFSKLIRSILSSSLEKEISLEEELETMRLYINIENIRFCNEINYSITIDPNLNLKRIKIPSLILQPFVENALWHGLQAKNGDKKLSIAIDKHHINYVNITITDNGIGRSKTMHLDSEKLNTQKKSIGINLTLKRLENFSKNLKYSYKLDVIDLYSDNNEAIGTQVKLILPLH, encoded by the coding sequence ATGGGGTTGTGTTTCTTTAAAGAAGTTAAAGCTCTTCTTGTATTTTTCTTCTATCTAGGAAGCATATTCTCAAGCAATGCGCAAATGACTCCCAATGAAAGTTTGAGTTATATTCTTAAAAAACAGTATAACGCGCACGACTCTGTTCAAAAATATTCTGGTTCTTTTAAAAGAGATACACTTCTTATTAAAAAATTGATTCTAGATAGCCGCAGTAAATCATATCGATTAGGCGAGTCCTTTGGCGAGAATATGCTTGGAATTTATTTACGAGACATCTCTAATTATAAAGAAGCGCTAGAGCATCACAATAAAAGCTTACAAATCGCAAACAATATAAATAATATTGAGATGCAGGTATCTGCATTAAACATGACAGGTGTTGTTTATAGGCGTATAGATGCGGTACGCTCTGCGCTTGATAAACATAATGCCGCACTTCAACTTGCCGAAAGTCAACGCGTGCAGACGTTATCTTTAACTAAGGGTATATCGATTTCGTTGAATAGTATTGGTAATATTTATTTATTACTACGCGACTATACTGCAGCAGAAAAATATTTTAAAAGAGCTATAAATTATGAGAGGACTTTAAAAAGTGATTTAGGCCTTGCTATTAACTATGCAAATTTAGGAATTACCTATGAAGAACGCGGAAAATTTGATGAAGCTATTTGGAATTACAAAAAGTCACTTGAGTATAATAATATCATAGACAGTGATTTAGGACGTGTTATTTGTAACAATAGTTTAGGGCAGGTTTATCTAAAACAAAATAAATCAAAAATAGCTTTAGATCTTATTGAACCTACCTTAAAGACTGCTGAAGCAATAGGAGATAAATTTTATATATCATTTGCATACGTCAATATGGGGTGGGCTCATAGTGAATTAGGCAATTATGCATTAGGAGAAAAATACCTTTTAATGGCAATTAATATGGCTAAAGAAAATGACTTGAAACAGTTTTTAAGTATGGCCTATCTTCATCTGTCAGATTTAAAAGATGCTACCGGTAATTATAAAAAAGCTTTAGAATACCAGCGCTTATCTCAAAAAGTACAGGAAGAGTATCTAAATGAAGCAAATCATAAATACGTTTCAGATTTAATAATGAAATATGATAGTGAACAGAAAAAAAACACTATTAAACTACTGGAACAACAGAACAATTTTGCTGCTGTTGAATTAGAACAAAGCAGAAAGAGTTTTATACTCGTTTTGGCTGTATTTTTTTTAATTCTTGTTCTTCTATTTATCCTGTATCGACAATATCGTCTTAAAAGTCAAAAACGCACTTTAAGTGCAGAACAAAAATTAATGCGTTCTCAAATGAATCCGCATTTTATATTTAATGCTCTATTATCAATACGCATCTATCTTCAAAACCATAACGTTACTGAGGCGATGGAGTATTTAAATCAATTTTCTAAATTAATACGATCTATATTATCAAGTTCACTTGAAAAAGAGATTTCATTAGAGGAAGAATTAGAGACTATGCGCCTTTATATTAACATTGAAAACATAAGATTCTGTAATGAAATTAATTATTCTATAACAATAGACCCAAATCTTAATCTAAAAAGAATAAAAATCCCCTCTCTTATATTACAACCCTTTGTCGAAAATGCACTCTGGCACGGATTGCAGGCTAAAAACGGCGATAAAAAATTAAGCATTGCGATTGATAAACACCACATTAATTATGTAAATATTACAATCACCGATAACGGAATAGGAAGATCAAAAACGATGCATTTAGATTCTGAAAAATTAAATACTCAGAAAAAATCTATAGGTATAAATTTAACGTTAAAGCGATTAGAGAACTTCTCTAAAAACTTAAAATACTCCTATAAATTAGATGTGATTGATTTATATAGCGATAATAATGAAGCTATAGGAACTCAGGTAAAATTAATTTTACCGCTACATTAG
- a CDS encoding helix-turn-helix domain-containing protein — protein MVNSDQFGKRLQRIMDEYDLNATSFADEIEVGRSSISHILSGRNKPSLEFVMKIVSAFPEVELYWLLNGKGSFPKKTGGLSAAPKLSSNQLQADFESISPSNSESSQQNSQMPHTDPVTETLASVKEEAIERIVIFYKDGTFKNFVP, from the coding sequence ATGGTAAACAGTGATCAATTTGGTAAACGACTCCAACGTATAATGGATGAGTATGATTTGAATGCGACTTCTTTTGCAGATGAGATTGAAGTAGGTCGCTCTTCTATCTCACATATTCTTTCGGGTAGAAATAAGCCTAGCTTAGAATTTGTCATGAAAATTGTTTCAGCTTTTCCTGAAGTAGAACTCTATTGGCTATTAAATGGTAAAGGTAGTTTTCCTAAAAAAACCGGAGGACTTTCTGCAGCGCCTAAATTATCGTCAAATCAATTACAGGCAGATTTTGAATCAATTTCACCCTCCAATTCTGAAAGTTCTCAACAGAACTCGCAAATGCCACATACAGATCCTGTAACAGAAACCTTAGCATCGGTTAAAGAAGAAGCTATAGAACGAATTGTGATTTTTTATAAAGATGGTACCTTTAAGAATTTCGTGCCTTAA
- a CDS encoding M14 family zinc carboxypeptidase — protein MMNYSALKSWHKSHKVAALKGRYITINDIQPLLDELPTLFTVEVLGYSVENRPISKVTFGTGPITVLGWSQMHGNESTTTKALFDIFKWFETNNATDAANNLLNACTFIMVPMLNPDGAAAYTRVNANQIDLNRDAQDLTQPESVILKDLYTNLKPDYCLNLHGQRTIFGVGDPAKSAIVSFLSPSQDELRTVTQSRKIGMALISDMNEMLQEFIPNCVGRYDDGFNINCVGDTLQHKNIPTVLFEAGHYPEDYDREETRSYMFLSLIRIFESIILLKSKKSASSNPYFTIPENKKCFFDYLIRSIELPGFGVVDMAIQFEEKLEIGVLNFIPKIHQIGDLKEFKGHLEIDFDGKSPLNKDDFNWKEGVIIEEIQTNSGLPTTFSLKRNNLL, from the coding sequence ATGATGAATTATTCTGCTTTAAAATCCTGGCACAAAAGCCACAAAGTTGCTGCTCTAAAAGGACGTTATATTACTATTAATGACATTCAGCCACTTCTTGATGAACTTCCCACTCTTTTTACTGTAGAGGTATTGGGTTATTCTGTTGAGAACAGACCCATCTCAAAAGTAACATTTGGTACAGGTCCTATTACTGTTCTAGGTTGGTCTCAAATGCACGGAAATGAGAGTACCACCACAAAGGCGCTGTTTGATATTTTTAAATGGTTTGAAACTAATAATGCTACAGATGCTGCCAATAATCTTTTAAATGCCTGTACTTTTATTATGGTTCCTATGCTTAATCCTGATGGTGCAGCGGCATATACACGAGTAAATGCTAATCAAATTGACCTTAATAGAGATGCACAGGACTTAACCCAGCCAGAAAGTGTCATTTTAAAAGATTTATATACTAATCTAAAACCAGATTATTGCCTTAACCTACATGGTCAACGAACCATTTTTGGAGTAGGTGATCCTGCAAAGAGTGCAATAGTTTCATTTTTATCTCCATCCCAGGACGAATTACGTACGGTAACGCAATCCAGAAAGATAGGAATGGCATTAATATCCGATATGAATGAAATGCTACAGGAGTTTATACCTAACTGTGTAGGACGTTATGATGACGGATTTAATATAAATTGTGTGGGAGATACGCTTCAGCATAAGAATATACCCACGGTACTTTTTGAGGCTGGGCATTATCCAGAAGATTACGATAGGGAGGAGACCAGGAGTTATATGTTTTTGTCACTTATTCGCATTTTTGAATCTATAATTTTGCTTAAATCGAAAAAAAGTGCCTCCAGTAATCCTTATTTTACTATTCCGGAGAACAAAAAATGCTTTTTTGACTACTTAATTCGCTCAATTGAGCTTCCTGGTTTTGGAGTTGTAGATATGGCAATTCAATTTGAAGAAAAACTAGAAATTGGAGTACTCAATTTTATTCCTAAAATACATCAAATAGGTGATCTAAAGGAGTTTAAGGGTCATTTAGAAATAGACTTTGATGGAAAATCACCTCTAAATAAAGATGATTTTAACTGGAAAGAAGGAGTGATTATTGAGGAAATCCAAACAAATTCCGGTTTACCTACAACGTTTTCGCTAAAAAGGAACAATTTGTTGTGA
- a CDS encoding Lrp/AsnC family transcriptional regulator, whose product MAKFKLDEVDHQILDMLIENTRTPFTDIAKKLLISAGTVHVRVKKMEEAGIIVGSSLTLDYAKLGYSFIAYVGIYINKTSQTTFVLERINQIPYVTVAHVTTGKFNIFCKVRAKNTEHAKNIIFQLDDIEGVYRTETMISLDESINDKKRLMHSIFQDL is encoded by the coding sequence ATGGCAAAATTCAAATTAGACGAAGTAGATCATCAGATTTTAGATATGCTGATTGAGAATACAAGAACTCCGTTTACAGATATAGCAAAGAAATTACTGATATCGGCTGGTACTGTTCATGTACGAGTTAAAAAGATGGAGGAGGCCGGCATTATTGTAGGTTCTTCATTAACTCTTGACTACGCTAAACTGGGATATTCCTTTATTGCCTATGTAGGCATATATATTAATAAAACAAGTCAAACTACATTTGTTTTGGAGCGTATCAATCAAATTCCTTATGTTACGGTAGCTCATGTTACTACAGGGAAATTCAATATTTTTTGTAAAGTAAGAGCAAAAAATACAGAACACGCTAAGAATATAATTTTTCAACTTGATGATATTGAAGGCGTTTATCGTACTGAAACTATGATTTCTTTAGATGAAAGTATCAACGATAAAAAACGTTTAATGCACAGTATTTTTCAAGACCTGTAA